The nucleotide window ATCTTTGAGGGTAAATTTCCCTTGTATATCTCGTTTGCGTTTCATTTTGCGGTTCTCTCCACGTGATACATGGAATTAGTTTAACATCATCTCCCATGTATTACATGACTGAAGATTTTGAGATGGGAAAATGTTAGCGAACATTATTAAACAACTATTTTTCATGTCTTTAGATGATGTGAAAAATCAAAAGTTTAGTATAAACGTTTTAAGACTTAGCCTTTTGTAATATTATTTAGTCTTTTCTGATTACTTTCGCCAACAGTATCCGTATCTCGGCTTCCCCCCGTTATGTAACAAACTATTCCAATAATTCATTCAATAATCCTTAGTATTATAAAATTAGAAAGTAGCTTAAATCTTAGTTTACCTGAGTTCGATCGAGCAAAATATTATCTTGAAGAATAATATTATATTGAAAAGTTATATATTGTTATTTAGGGGAAATTTATTTGAATCATAAATTGGCTTAATAGATAAAAAATAAAAGATATTTTCACAACTAAATAACACGATGTCGGAAATAAACAAACAAGCTGGAAAATACGATGCGGTTATCAGCACACAACCTCAAACCCCTATGTTTCCGCCAAATCCAGATACTTTAACCCTTTTTTCTTCTCCTCTGGGTGACATTCAAATTGATTTAAGATATTCAAGCAGAGCTAACTTTTGCTTTGGTGGGAGGTTAGTGCCGAACAGATGGCCATTGTTGTCTTTTCCTTCCTCTTTAGTGTTGTAAAGGAACAATCCCTCGTTCTTTAAGCCGATATGTTCTGGATCGAACTCATTTGTTCCAGTTTGGAAGGTTGTCGGGCGTTTCTCAGGTTTAGAAAGCACGTCCCAAAGTGTTGGAACCGAACCGTTGTGAAAATATGGGGACGAGGCGAAGATTCCTTCCATTGGAGGTGCCCAATAGACCGCTCCGCTTTTGTTCCATTTATCTTTGGGGGAAGCACTGGAGTATTCCCCTTCTTTTGTAAGGGCAAACTCATTCGGTCTTCCTCTCGAATCGTGTTTCAGGTAATTCCCTGTTACCTCTTCTCCAAATTTTTCCTCTAGCTGTCCTTGGCGAAGTTCCAAGATTTTGTTTGAAACATTCAGAAGTCCTTCTGCACGTTTACTGGCATCCTTCTGGAATTGTTGGTAAGCAATGGGGTCTGTTCCTACGTCGAAAGCCAGACGCTTTTTAAATTTTATGCCGAGGGAATTCGGTGGTTCGTAGGTTCGTGTATGGCACTGGGCGCAGTTCTGTTCAAACAGAACTTTGCCTTGAGCAATCAATTTTTGGTCGAGCTGTCCCAAAGCAGATTCCGGCCACTTTGGAGTCCGAAGGCGTTCTAGGGAATCTTGAATTTCTTCGATATTATCGAAATCAATAGATGCCAGAACCGCCTTCTCTTTAAGAGCCTCAATCATCTTCGGTGGACGCACCGCTGAAGTAGAAATAGACTGAATCCAGTTTCGTGGTCCTGGGTGGTGAATTTCAGCAAACCACTGAGCCCAGGTATCTTTAGGAGAGAACCACACTGGTGGGTAGTTAACAGCCCCTTCCAACCGAACCGGTAATGGTAGCTCGCCGCCGGGTTTAATTAGCCCTTTGTGCCTCATCCACCCGAGAATTCCCACGTTATTGTAGTAACCTTGCGTTAGGGCGTTCAGATTACCAGGACCAGAGTCGGCCTCTGGAATTTTCATCCCATTAATGATCTCTCTGGTAAAAATAAAGGGACCGGTGAACTCGCGTATTTCGTCTCGCAGGCTGTCGATATCCTGCTGCTCTGGAGCCCTTTGCAAGACCGCCGTTGCGAATGTTTC belongs to Geminocystis sp. NIES-3709 and includes:
- a CDS encoding di-heme-cytochrome C peroxidase gives rise to the protein MFYKIFQCFFIFGLSLCLIYSEAFANVKPQVAELNQGWSEQEVQFYNHASEGTNLAPLEFVLNLPDPKAPDSKFIDKLSSEYGFIPSNKSELNPYQLPVGFAIDKRPVKFGDRPYLGVTCAACHTRQLTYSKIDSSSYDSEWIFPVHGGPSLVDFPRFQEDLYDSFLALLDDDVLMETFATAVLQRAPEQQDIDSLRDEIREFTGPFIFTREIINGMKIPEADSGPGNLNALTQGYYNNVGILGWMRHKGLIKPGGELPLPVRLEGAVNYPPVWFSPKDTWAQWFAEIHHPGPRNWIQSISTSAVRPPKMIEALKEKAVLASIDFDNIEEIQDSLERLRTPKWPESALGQLDQKLIAQGKVLFEQNCAQCHTRTYEPPNSLGIKFKKRLAFDVGTDPIAYQQFQKDASKRAEGLLNVSNKILELRQGQLEEKFGEEVTGNYLKHDSRGRPNEFALTKEGEYSSASPKDKWNKSGAVYWAPPMEGIFASSPYFHNGSVPTLWDVLSKPEKRPTTFQTGTNEFDPEHIGLKNEGLFLYNTKEEGKDNNGHLFGTNLPPKQKLALLEYLKSI